GTATCATGCATGTCCGACTCTTATATACGCGTGTCAGGTTAGACCAATTGCTTTGACATTTATCTTTGACAAGTGACAGAAGGTAACTGGATGATCAGCTGATTGCATAACTTTTACGCGAACCACTCGAAGACGACACGATGCCGTCGTCAACAGAACGTAACCCAGCAGTGAGCAACACGGGCAactctatttttaaaaaagcGACGGAAGAAACGGCGGAATATTTTGACTGCGAAACCGGATTCTTCGTAAGCGCTTCGCAAGTGGGGGTCGCTTTTGCCATAGCCGAGGAAGAAAGCAGCATTTTACGAACCTTTGCTATTGTAGTGGTCCGGGCTAGGGTCGAAAAACGTCACGCCTCATCGAGCGCACGCCTCCCGTTCTCGAGCGGCTTCACGGACAATCGCGAAACATTTCTACGGCCAAATTGTTTTTCTCCGACACAAAATATAAGATGGCTGCTACTATATTTCACGACCGTCACCTATATACACTCGTACAAACACACGCACCTAAGTACCGACCGACGATATTCGTCAACTTTTCTAATTGGCTGCCCTTCTCAAACCGCCAATATTACGCTCTACCACGACCAACATCGCACTTCCAAAACCGCTGATTGGATCGATCTTTCGCAAAGCTTTATTCACCTGTTTGATTTTATGCATATTTCATGGACAAACTTTCTCTATATAAAGAACTTTAATCGCTTTCAACGGTTCACCCATTGCGCGTTAACTCAGTGGGTATTTAGCCAAAAAAATATCATAAGAACGTAAAATGTTTACGCAGATATTCCAATCTTTTATCTCGTTTCTATTAAATCGAAAATTTATATCCATCTCACTGAGAAATAAAATACTTCGTTCAAGAATTTCAAATCTAGCTAACAACAGACTGAacaaatatatagataatacGATATAGGTATGAcgtatttaaaagtaaaagttgTATACTTTGTAATAacaatcatatatatatatatatatatatatatatacatatatataaccaaaatttaataagaaagaaacaatTGTTTATCAAGTATTAgaatgttataaagtagtaaTTTGAAATACTATTTCTTATCGTTGCATTAATTCGATTTAATAAAGCAACGTCGTAAATACGTGTATCTCGTTTCAAATATTTACGTGTTATATTGAATTAATTGTGCGTAGTATTTTAGTTCACAATACAATTACTAAACGCGCCTTAAGTGACGACATTCTAGGAACTCTTGGGGCCTATCAAATGTAATATTGAACCACTAGTAGAGGAACTGCTACTACCCGAATATAATGTTCCTAAAAAAAGCAGGCAACCAACTCGAGAATTTGTATCAAAAGTGTTAAAGAAATAACCCATTTATAAACTTTATAAACATTGCTGCCCTCTAAGTATTTTTCGAAATtcattaagaaaatataaagtttaatacACAGACTAAACATTGGTGTATTTGATTCCGATATACAAAACTCAACAGATAGGTAtgctttatataatatataattcaataatttatatatatgtatatgttacaaTATTAGTTCTTTTGATAATATTcgataatgttaataataataacttctATTTGAAATGAATATATCTCGTACACACCTACTGTAACTTTAAAAAGAAGTATAACCGTTTCAATTTCAGCACAATATAACAGGTGACCATAACTTTTAATTCCTAtattatcgtaaaataaaatttgaacttGATAacagtttaattttaatttattgataaatttgCTGATTTCTATATGAAATTTTTAGTTCCAAAAATGGCTGTATCGTCAGAAAGTGTAATAAGTCCTGGCCTGAATGATCCTGTAACCAAAGCAGTAGTAGATAATATAATGGGAAATTTACCTACAAAGAAACCCCCTGTTCGGTGTGATGATTGTGACCTTTCATTTACCAGTCAAACAGTATTAGATACACATTTACAAGGAGCACGTCATGCTAAACAGGTTTGTGCAAGTAAAGCAACAAATCATACTATACTACTATAAGACACTTAAATACAGACATGAAAAGTTGAAGTATGAGGTAACACACATGCAATAAAAAGAATCATTCATGAATtttaaaacatatataaaacaaaacaacATTGGATCAGATAGAGGCATACGCTTGTTTTACAGATTAGATCCAAAAATATAATGGCATCTCTTGAAGAAACCAAAGTAGCATTTACAAAAGACGAAGAAACAAATGGATTGAAATGCAATGTGTGTAATGTGTGTCTAAACTCAATACAACAACTTCAAACACATTTAAATGGTATATTACAATGTAAGATTTATTTCATACCTTTGTATGtttttaatgtattaaataaattttattttctatagggAGCCGGCACAAAAAGAAAGCTATGAGAGGtaatacacgttatatggtacgaAAGCCGCTACCATATGGGCTTAAATGTAGTCGCACTTTGTGTATGGATAAAGTAATAGAAAAGAATGTTGCTGTActaatttattctttattgttATTTACATTTGCATGCTTAACACTGCTGCTTACTTTTGCTTTCCACTTGTTTTTATAAGCTAATAGAGACTTAATTCTGCCTAAAAGCTTTCATTTACCAATCAATATGGAAACGCTTGGTGATATTATCATGttcgttataatttatacatcataatttggtatttatttattagttatttatttattatgtatcgttcgttatttatttctaccaaattgaaattgtatatttattgtttattactGATTTGTCTTTGAGTATATTGCCATAAaataataacgtgataacgagttaattagttccatattataattaataaaattaacattgtttacaaaataatttggcTCCTTTTCAGTTTCACTGTATCCCTTTCAGTAATGTATAACATAGAAATGCATCTTGCTATTTCTTacatttctcttttattcctATCCTTAACTTTCTTCTATAAAACAATAACTTCAAATAATTCAGTGTTTAAGTCATAATGGaattaaaatcaattattaGTTCCTTATACAAAATCATTTATTAACTACATTTCGTTTATGTTCAATAGCAGGTATAAATTGTAATACCTTTCTCAATTATGTAACACAAATGAAAAATCAAAAATTTTTATGAGGAagtttacataaaataatatattataaatacatttttttattttgaagaGGTAAAATTTgctatacacatacatatacacatcaTTAAAATCTTATGGTGGTCTTTTGTTAATAATGTTTGTATTAATGGTTGCTTTTTCTATGGCATGAATGTAGTGTTCAAGCTGATTTATTATCACATATAACCGCTTCAGCGGTTGTGATACATAGATAGTGTTGATCGCACATTGATGCTTAGGTGGGTGGACTGACAAAGATGTTGGCAGTTCAGTGACATCTGCAACTATGAATATCCAAGTAAACACTGTGTCTAAAGGCGTATCGCTCTCATGCAGCATGTGTAATAAAATCTTCAATTCTCAGATGCAATACAATGTGGTATGTTATCggtaataagataaataaatattgctaACCTTTTAGtgatataatttatgtttaattgTAGCATATAACATCAAAAAAGCATACTGGTAAATTAAAACAAGCTAGgattcaaaagaaaaaaagatttttGCCATATTGGAAAAAACCTAAACCTGGTGTAAATCCTAAGAATTTTCTTCAATCACTATCAAACAATTTTGTACCAGGGGGTTTCACGAATCAGATATAGgaaaataacgtaataagatgaatatctctattttaatacacatatgaaatatttaagtaCATGTTTTATTCTTTCCAAGAAGAATAATTCATTCCAAGTAGAATCATGATTCTTTaaacgatgaaattaatttgataCTTAAATTTTGAACATTAAGTGACATTCACATATACGAATAAGTAAATACacaatgttatatataattttgtaattcatGAACATTGGAAGCTCTGCCGCGTTAAGATATAAACCTTTCTCTTTGCACTATTTCTTCAggatataatataaacatacatataattGAAACACAATTAGTTCAATTGGAAATCACATGTAAATTTTTGTCagatgtatttaatatttaaggaAAGTTTTAAAAACATATTGTACAAAGTGCCGATGTTGCATTAAAAACTAAGATATGTTTGAAAGATTGACATTGTCTTTGATATTAGATGAAATAGTGCAAGAAGGTACCGATGTAATGTATGAATGTATATAtgttcatttaaaaattaatggaaaaatatataatgttgtaagtaataataattaataattttttattaatcctACAACATAAAAATTTTGCTGTCGAAATTCCGTTTTCTTTTCAATGCGTTATTGTAGTTTCAGGCTGAAATTTAGATATACGTAATGTAAGCCTAAGCtaacaagaaaatattttatttatattattttagcaTTACCTGTGTGGTATACTTGCTTAATAAACGACGCATTTCTGCATTCTGTTTTCGTAACGATTGCGTCTCAGCATTTAATTGATGCCTTTCCTTTAGCACTTCATAATACTTTTTAAGACCAATCAATAGATTATCCCATAgtctttctttatctttcggAAAAATATTCCTATATCGTTCCCAAAAATCAGTTATATCGTCGTCCGttatattacgtgatatcgtgactttctctttaattacttttttatcAGATGGTACCTCTCTCTTAACGAACTCGTATCTTTCCACAAATTCTTTTAACGCACTTGAGACAAATTCAGTTTCAATTGTCAACAAATGGCCTTTATCACAGGTTAATGATCGTTTTGGTTCGCCATCTGCTACAAGAATAAAAACTAATATAAACAATAGTAGTAACATAATAACTGATAATTTACTTTCATTGAATAAATATCGTTGAATTTTGTTGCGATTTTtccaacaaataaaaataacaccAATTTGatgcaaaattaataaataacagaaGCAAATAAATTGAGtagttattttgataaattggtAATATTGAGAAAAAATTTGAATAGATCTATTTCAGTTACGTACTATCAGTAACTTCGATAATGCCTTCGGATACACAAGTCGATACAACTTCTGTATTAACAGGCGGTGTTTCGGTCGAAGGAACGTTTCTACTCATAACAATGTCACTTTCATGACCATCATCGTGTAGTTTTTCACAACAAAGTACTTCTTCCATAGCTGCCACTAACTTAGCTTCTTTCGTATTAAGTGTATCACTGCCACAAACATCAGAAATGGTGGTTCTGAAATGtttattatcgatatattttattacagttAACGTCAATTTATGACTTTCGTCATAACGTTAAGATCAACGATATATCACGTACAGAGACGAAGAACTTTCCGTAATTTCTGCAGACTGTCCACAAACACTCGATGTGCTTATAGCTTTAACCGTACACGTGGGACAATATGCATACGGtaagaaaaaattcaataaaaattgaagTTCTTCTTCGGCTGTAATTTTTAGTGCCTAAAAATCCAATTATGTTTATACCTAACTTATAACAACACGataatgatattatttatatggaAACATCACCTCAAATGCTTTATCCAATCGAATCAATAGCTTATCCTCTTCTGTGTAATCGGAAAGTAAATTCTTCAATGTGTCTTCGATAAGGTAATCACAGTGTTCGGAAATTAGTTTAAGAATATGATTTAATAAGCGTCGttctaaattaatttcttctaaAGTAGTCATTGGTTTATATGATTTAGATATTGTCTTTCGTTTTTTGGCTTCCTCTTGTTCTTGAACGAAGATCAAAGAAGTTTACAGCCAgtctgattttttaaataaatcatgCTTTAAGTAAATTTTACCTGCTTTCAAGGCACACATCGCTCCGCAATACGACGGTAATTCTTCCTTTTTCAATAACTTTACCTCCGGTGGTTGCCAGTCCATTATTAACAGTTGTTCATGTATAATTCTATCTGCCGTTAAAATCTGAAATATACAATCACCGAACGAGACTATTCTCGTTAATTACACATTGTTATCGTACCTTATCGACTAATTCGTTCGCAGTTTCGATATTCATGTCCCAAATTTGCATGTACTTTTTATCGTTAATGACTGTGAGATGGTTCGACTTTTCTTCCAAGTCTAGTATAGCTGTATGCGACTTTAGTATTTGATTCGTGATCTTTTGAATTTCCGCCCTCGTCGACTCTTCCAGTGCCGTGTAAGTCTtccttaaattattaataacatcCTGAAGCCTGAAACGTAAATAGATCCGTTCGACTCACTCGACTGAAATTATCAGGACGAGTAATTTAACGTTGGCACGCACttgttaatttttcttttctgttgATTCTTCACGATAGTATTCTCTTCGTCTCGCCGTTTCAGCACCGCGTAATTATAATCCAATTTCTCGGTATTCATCATACAGAAGGCTTTCATATTCTGTATCTCCTGTTGAAGATTCTGTATTTCTAACTCAAACATAATCTTCTGTTTCCTAAACTCTTCTTGATGCTGTATCATCGCTTTCTGCATTTCCTCTTCATATTCGCGCATtacttccttcctttttttcctcgCGTTGAATGTATCGTCCTTGAGCTGCTTAAATAATACATTCCACTTTTCCAAAGAAGATTCCAAAAGTATTTTCCGCTCCATTTCGATGACACTTTCGATCAATTCTACCTCTCGGCGATAAGCTTTGCTCATTATTCGTATCTAAAGAAAACATTTCGCATGTATCGGTTGGAAATGTATAAAACAAAAGGCTTCGAGACGCCTATTACTCACTTGGTTTTCCATCCTTTCGATAAGCAAATCAATCTCCTCGTTCTGTTTATTTACATCCTCGGCGTACTGTAGATCAGCGTTATCAAGTTCTTGTTTCAATTCCGCGATCAACGCGTCCTTCTTCTCTAAGATTTCCAGACACTTGGCATTTTGACTCTGCAACTCTTCGTCAATATCCAGCGGATGTTTCGATGCAAGTATAGCAGGCCATTTTTCCGTAATCTCGCGATATTTCTCCGTGCATTTTTTATCTTCCTCTTCGAGTACCTCCAAtaatctttctctcttctctcgcaTCTCTTTTCGTCTTTGCAGTTCCTTCGCGTCATTCGCCACTCTGATGCCTGTAACCTACATCACGTGATAAAGCATCGTTCGTTAACTCGCGATTCTTACGTCGAAGCAATTGTAAGTTATCATCCTAATTAGTTACTTGTTGACTCCAGAGAGTTTCAAGtgtattttcttgaaaaataattatttgcgaTTCGAATCGCACATACATACCACTTCATCGCCTTCTGCGGCTAATTTGTCCAAGGCTTCTATGCTATCGAGTATTTGCTTCTCGATAGGAGTTATTTCCTCGATTTCTTCATCTTGATCTTTTATCTGTCTAACATCGGAATAGTGTTAATTCTTTTAACTCTCTGAAACGATATCTACGAGATAGATATACTTTTTCTATCTCTGTTATCGGAATTACGAATGAAAAATGCGTGTTCCtcgatatttcgaaaattaaagGTAGATCGTTTATACGCATAGGCTGCGTATCTTTTAACGAACGATTTAACTATATAAGTGATTTTTCAGTGTATCAGTCTGCTCGAAACATATACGAAAGAGATAAAACGCATATCGATTATGTTTCACGTCTGTTTCTACAAATTGTTAATCCTTATGTATGTAAATTctttaatacattttaatatattaatatatttgtcAAAGTAAAACCAAAAAATGTAGATACGTACATccaggaatttttaatttatattctagttgttgtatttttaatttagacCCTTCAATAAtgttcaaaattataaaattatgtaacatttcagctaattatgtatattatgtcCTGTGTTTTTAATTAGTCTTTGTTTGTCAAATCACCGTAGATGTACAaacatgtgtatgtatgtatgtaaatacacTGCATCATCTGTTCTCATTGTAAGCAGCATGAAAAGATTTTGTGTAATTATGCAAAGATTATTCGCAACTATTGTCGGAAGTTCCTTAAATTTTCTGCGTTTTCATGGCCTTTATTACATGGCATTGTAGACataagaaaattaaatgaaaatatactaACCAACAACTATTCCGCTTTACCAGTAAATCTAACCGATGTACGACCATTTTTAGATTGCTGATCGCAATTGATACTGCTGCCTAACAGTTTTCTATATTATCTGACATCTAATTAGTTACTTAATAATTAGCCAAATAAGAGGTAACAATTGATTTACAATTCTGCCCACATCTACATACATACGCTCAGAATGTATGAAAATACGATCGAGttcgttgttatttattatctttcttctactatcgttgaaagaaaatgtatggtattaatatatttactatataagATACTTTTATTGAAATGTTATACGATCCTTACTTATCTCGTGCTTGTATACGTCGTTGTATACGAAGTCTGCGTGCCAACTTCCGCTCGTTTGCATCGTATGATAAAATAGATGGTTCTTCTGTATGTACTGTAATTTCTGAACGTTTATCTTGCAACGACATGTTTCTTTTACTTAGATGCGCGACGATatacgtgaaaaaatatatgactgaagattgaaattaagaaattaatacttATATGTCTTAAATTACTTcgtatgaatattaaaaattgacatACTGCGGGAAAGGTTAGATATTATGGATGTATAAGAACTGATAACCAAAGATTGCAATTATGTGCTTACATAGAATAAACAATTTTGTTTGTTCGATATGGAATTATTTTACTCGTGCTTATTGTTGGTAGGTAATaagtttgtaatatttatctttCCTATAGGTGGCACTGAGTGTACGACTGTAAGATTATTAGATTGCTTCATTGGAGGTTGTCGCCACCGTCACTTATGCCATCTTATGCAATTAAAAAAACAATATGTctcgataaataaaagataaataaaagatatatatatatataacgcaaacaaagatATAATTCTAAAATAATCCAATCGAGGTCCGGTAAATTATACGTCGCAAAATCAAATTGCAAGTATACCAAAATACAAATCCATTGTTATCGACATTTTTCACATTATTCATTCTAAAACTTTAACTTTTGCACTATTGTTTTAGTAATTAAACTAATATcttgtaaaaaattttaatttcaggaATTCTTTAATCtacgttgtttattattattcatttgagGTAAAGAAATATAAGATAGTGAAATGTTTGATAGTTTTACATGAATCTCTTATTgtttcattgtattttattcgttagtcattataaaatatatatttatattgagaCATTAAAAATAAGTGAAAGATTTAAGACgtaaattatatagaaaataattatagtaaATACATGATATTATAACGTAAACTCATAAAGTTTTATTTAGCAATATAATTTGTGAAAAGCcctcataatattttattgtactaCAATACCGTTTACAATTTAATACAGAGAACATCTTTATGTATAGGTATATGGGTACTGTACGTTAGAAGGTGCCTATAAATCACCGGTACAGAACACGCAATAGGCGTTTCTCGTTCAAAGCGTTCTCAACTACAAAACAGTCGTGAAACTGCCTTCGTTTTCGGACGAAGCAATTCGAGTGCGACGGAAATCGCTTTCTCTAGCCTCGATGACGTACTTTAACCGACAAACGGATGTTTGATATTGTCGCCAATAGAGTTAATGTCATACGAACGAACCGTTGCGAACCATTAAAAGAAGGTACGACACGTAAAAGACAAACGAACGATACGTCTCGTGAATTCGCAGCACTAGATCGACGCCATGAATCTACGACTTCGACGCGATTTTAGCGGAAACAAGATGGAGCATGGCCAGGTCCGGCTCATTGCACTCCGGTGCCTTATACCGCTTCAAAATGCATTATTCCCCTATCTCGATTGAATACGATACTAGCAAAAATAAGTGATAATTCggtgaaattaaatatatacgaTTAGAGATACAACGCACAAAGAACGTACATAAATTTTCGGTATCGTTTTGGTATATCGTACATTGTATCTGTTTACGATATGTCTCGGTATTCTATGTTTATATGTTTTACACGGTAATTaacgttatttataaaaattgcatcGCAGCGTGACCtctataatttgttaaattagcgtattcgaaagaaataaaattcctcGTTACATCATGTCCTGTTCCATGATTCATGTCTAAACTTTGCCTGTATCATAGATAAAATAGCATCAAACAAAATAGAAGTATGCATACATAAATTTCTTATATCGTAACTCGTATGTATTCTGTATCCAAGGTATTCGTATACGAAGACCGATCATGTTTgaactagaaaatattttaataggtTGTACACAGCATCGAATCGACGCGTTTGTTTGATCGTTACTTCCTTGATTAGAGAGCACGTCACAAGAGTTAAGTACTTTTATTTTCGTAATAATCCGATTTTCCGTCTTTATTCTTGGTAGAAAGTACCGATGCCCCGGGTAATTGGCTGCCGCTAAACCGGCCCTGGTGAGAGCGGaatggaaagagagaaagagatagatagCGTGGAACAAAGATGGCGGATGAGTGGCGTCGGCGGAGGAGGCACAAGGTAGgaggaagaagacgaagagaTTACGGAgtaggaagagaagagaagagaggagaaaagagGATAGTGGAGTGCGCGGGGTGCGGGACAATTCACCAGAGGAGAATGGGGGAAAAGAGGTGAAGTGAAGAGACGAGAGGAGAGGAAGAGATGGTGAGGGACGACGCGCGGCTCGGGGGTTCGGGTTAGCTCGTTCGACCCGTTATCCCTTCTCTCCTGGAGACCCGAGTTCTCTCTCCCTACCTGTCCTTGCTTCGATTCGAACGAGTCCCTCCAACTCTCTCCCCTACGGGGATGTACGAAAAGTTTCCCCCACCATGGGTACACTTCACCGGCTGGCGTGCGACGATCACGATTGCAAGTCGCTGCTTTTCGAGGTAGACTCGTTTCGTTCCCCTACGCGGTGTCTCCCACCACGCATCCAACAGCGATACTAGCCAGCGAGCCATACTACGCTCCCGCCACGGTGACGTCACTCTGAGTAGTGTAGTGCAGTGAGAAGGAGCGAAGCCAGCTCCATCCGCGTTACATGGCCCGAGTGAACGAAGCGAGTGCGTTTAAGACGTACATATACAAGCGTGCATCGTAGCGATCGAGTTGCACTAAGAATACCATTAATTTTCTCGATCAATGCACGTTATGTGACACGACGAGTTGTGTACGATCGCGAGAAAAATGATAGAGGAAACCGCGCCTCGCTTTTACTAACGAAATATATCTGACGTGTTATACCATTAACGAGATACCAAGCGGTGATGATACAGTGATGTGAAAGAAGCGACTACGCGCGTTAGTGAAGTCATAGAAAAGAAATCAAAGTaagaggaaagaggaaaaggaataTAGTGTGTCGTGTGCGCGGTGAAAAGAAAATAGTTGCACGTTCTAATATTCGCCAGGAAGAAAACATCAACGGTTCTATCCGTTGGTGGAtcgattgttttcttttttttttttttcaagtggGGTTTTACGCGAGAGTTTGAGAGCGTATTTGGAAAGGCTCTGTTTGTTGATCGGTGTACGATATCAAGAAGACGACGGTTGAAAATCATCAAGGCAGATCGACGCGAGTG
This DNA window, taken from Bombus terrestris chromosome 3, iyBomTerr1.2, whole genome shotgun sequence, encodes the following:
- the LOC100642630 gene encoding zinc finger protein 385B encodes the protein MAVSSESVISPGLNDPVTKAVVDNIMGNLPTKKPPVRCDDCDLSFTSQTVLDTHLQGARHAKQIRSKNIMASLEETKVAFTKDEETNGLKCNVCNVCLNSIQQLQTHLNGSRHKKKAMRGGWTDKDVGSSVTSATMNIQVNTVSKGVSLSCSMCNKIFNSQMQYNVHITSKKHTGKLKQARIQKKKRFLPYWKKPKPGVNPKNFLQSLSNNFVPGGFTNQI
- the LOC100642398 gene encoding dynein regulatory complex protein 1 isoform X1, with the translated sequence MSLQDKRSEITVHTEEPSILSYDANERKLARRLRIQRRIQARDKQIKDQDEEIEEITPIEKQILDSIEALDKLAAEGDEVVTGIRVANDAKELQRRKEMREKRERLLEVLEEEDKKCTEKYREITEKWPAILASKHPLDIDEELQSQNAKCLEILEKKDALIAELKQELDNADLQYAEDVNKQNEEIDLLIERMENQIRIMSKAYRREVELIESVIEMERKILLESSLEKWNVLFKQLKDDTFNARKKRKEVMREYEEEMQKAMIQHQEEFRKQKIMFELEIQNLQQEIQNMKAFCMMNTEKLDYNYAVLKRRDEENTIVKNQQKRKINKLQDVINNLRKTYTALEESTRAEIQKITNQILKSHTAILDLEEKSNHLTVINDKKYMQIWDMNIETANELVDKILTADRIIHEQLLIMDWQPPEVKLLKKEELPSYCGAMCALKAEQEEAKKRKTISKSYKPMTTLEEINLERRLLNHILKLISEHCDYLIEDTLKNLLSDYTEEDKLLIRLDKAFEALKITAEEELQFLLNFFLPYAYCPTCTVKAISTSSVCGQSAEITESSSSLTTISDVCGSDTLNTKEAKLVAAMEEVLCCEKLHDDGHESDIVMSRNVPSTETPPVNTEVVSTCVSEGIIEVTDTDGEPKRSLTCDKGHLLTIETEFVSSALKEFVERYEFVKREVPSDKKVIKEKVTISRNITDDDITDFWERYRNIFPKDKERLWDNLLIGLKKYYEVLKERHQLNAETQSLRKQNAEMRRLLSKYTTQLQMSLNCQHLCQSTHLSINVRSTLSMYHNR
- the LOC100642398 gene encoding dynein regulatory complex protein 1 isoform X2 codes for the protein MSLQDKRSEITVHTEEPSILSYDANERKLARRLRIQRRIQARDKQIKDQDEEIEEITPIEKQILDSIEALDKLAAEGDEVVTGIRVANDAKELQRRKEMREKRERLLEVLEEEDKKCTEKYREITEKWPAILASKHPLDIDEELQSQNAKCLEILEKKDALIAELKQELDNADLQYAEDVNKQNEEIDLLIERMENQIRIMSKAYRREVELIESVIEMERKILLESSLEKWNVLFKQLKDDTFNARKKRKEVMREYEEEMQKAMIQHQEEFRKQKIMFELEIQNLQQEIQNMKAFCMMNTEKLDYNYAVLKRRDEENTIVKNQQKRKINKLQDVINNLRKTYTALEESTRAEIQKITNQILKSHTAILDLEEKSNHLTVINDKKYMQIWDMNIETANELVDKILTADRIIHEQLLIMDWQPPEVKLLKKEELPSYCGAMCALKAEQEEAKKRKTISKSYKPMTTLEEINLERRLLNHILKLISEHCDYLIEDTLKNLLSDYTEEDKLLIRLDKAFEALKITAEEELQFLLNFFLPYAYCPTCTVKAISTSSVCGQSAEITESSSSLTTISDVCGSDTLNTKEAKLVAAMEEVLCCEKLHDDGHESDIVMSRNVPSTETPPVNTEVVSTCVSEGIIEVTDNGEPKRSLTCDKGHLLTIETEFVSSALKEFVERYEFVKREVPSDKKVIKEKVTISRNITDDDITDFWERYRNIFPKDKERLWDNLLIGLKKYYEVLKERHQLNAETQSLRKQNAEMRRLLSKYTTQLQMSLNCQHLCQSTHLSINVRSTLSMYHNR
- the LOC100642398 gene encoding dynein regulatory complex protein 1 isoform X4; translated protein: MREKRERLLEVLEEEDKKCTEKYREITEKWPAILASKHPLDIDEELQSQNAKCLEILEKKDALIAELKQELDNADLQYAEDVNKQNEEIDLLIERMENQIRIMSKAYRREVELIESVIEMERKILLESSLEKWNVLFKQLKDDTFNARKKRKEVMREYEEEMQKAMIQHQEEFRKQKIMFELEIQNLQQEIQNMKAFCMMNTEKLDYNYAVLKRRDEENTIVKNQQKRKINKLQDVINNLRKTYTALEESTRAEIQKITNQILKSHTAILDLEEKSNHLTVINDKKYMQIWDMNIETANELVDKILTADRIIHEQLLIMDWQPPEVKLLKKEELPSYCGAMCALKAEQEEAKKRKTISKSYKPMTTLEEINLERRLLNHILKLISEHCDYLIEDTLKNLLSDYTEEDKLLIRLDKAFEALKITAEEELQFLLNFFLPYAYCPTCTVKAISTSSVCGQSAEITESSSSLTTISDVCGSDTLNTKEAKLVAAMEEVLCCEKLHDDGHESDIVMSRNVPSTETPPVNTEVVSTCVSEGIIEVTDTDGEPKRSLTCDKGHLLTIETEFVSSALKEFVERYEFVKREVPSDKKVIKEKVTISRNITDDDITDFWERYRNIFPKDKERLWDNLLIGLKKYYEVLKERHQLNAETQSLRKQNAEMRRLLSKYTTQLQMSLNCQHLCQSTHLSINVRSTLSMYHNR
- the LOC100642398 gene encoding dynein regulatory complex protein 1 isoform X3; this translates as MSLQDKRSEITVHTEEPSILSYDANERKLARRLRIQRRIQARDKQIKDQDEEIEEITPIEKQILDSIEALDKLAAEGDEVVTGIRVANDAKELQRRKEMREKRERLLEVLEEEDKKCTEKYREITEKWPAILASKHPLDIDEELQSQNAKCLEILEKKDALIAELKQELDNADLQYAEDVNKQNEEIDLLIERMENQIRIMSKAYRREVELIESVIEMERKILLESSLEKWNVLFKQLKDDTFNARKKRKEVMREYEEEMQKAMIQHQEEFRKQKIMFELEIQNLQQEIQNMKAFCMMNTEKLDYNYAVLKRRDEENTIVKNQQKRKINKLQDVINNLRKTYTALEESTRAEIQKITNQILKSHTAILDLEEKSNHLTVINDKKYMQIWDMNIETANELVDKILTADRIIHEQLLIMDWQPPEVKLLKKEELPSYCGAMCALKAEQEEAKKRKTISKSYKPMTTLEEINLERRLLNHILKLISEHCDYLIEDTLKNLLSDYTEEDKLLIRLDKAFEALKITAEEELQFLLNFFLPYAYCPTCTVKAISTSSVCGQSAEITESSSSLTTISDVCGSDTLNTKEAKLVAAMEEVLCCEKLHDDGHESDIVMSRNVPSTETPPVNTEVVSTCVSEGIIEVTDTDGEPKRSLTCDKGHLLTIETEFVSSALKEFVERYEFVKREVPSDKKVIKEKVTISRNITDDDITDFWERYRNIFPKDKERLWDNLLIGLKKYYEVLKERHQLNAETQSLRKQNAEMRRLLSKYTTQPETTITH